The following coding sequences are from one Rathayibacter sp. SW19 window:
- a CDS encoding ABC transporter ATP-binding protein, protein MKTLTIQPAIAARGLRKSYKKVEVLTGVDFDVPRGSIFALLGSNGAGKTTVIKILCTLLKADAGTAEVNGFDVFAQSADVRRSISLTGQFAAVDEILTGRENLVLVAQLRHLSNPGIIADGLLDRFSLADAAARKVSTYSGGMRRRLDIAMSLIGNPPVIFLDEPTTGLDPEGRIEVWQAVKELAAGGTTVLLTTQYLDEAEQLADRIAILHEGRILVNGTLAELKKLLPPAQVEYVEKQPTLEDVFFALVGDNGSSANARVAASARTSNASSTSNPSDANNSRKEEK, encoded by the coding sequence ATGAAAACTCTCACCATCCAGCCCGCCATCGCGGCTCGAGGTCTTCGCAAGTCGTACAAGAAGGTCGAGGTGCTCACCGGAGTCGACTTCGATGTGCCCCGTGGCAGCATTTTCGCTCTGCTCGGCTCAAACGGTGCAGGCAAGACCACGGTCATCAAGATCCTGTGCACCCTGCTGAAAGCCGATGCAGGCACGGCCGAAGTCAACGGCTTCGACGTGTTCGCGCAATCAGCGGACGTGCGCCGATCGATCAGCCTCACCGGGCAGTTCGCTGCCGTAGACGAAATCCTCACCGGGCGGGAAAACCTTGTGCTGGTGGCACAACTGCGGCACCTCAGCAACCCGGGCATCATCGCCGACGGCTTGCTTGATCGCTTCTCCCTTGCGGACGCCGCCGCCCGAAAGGTGTCGACCTATTCCGGTGGCATGCGGCGTCGTCTCGACATCGCGATGAGCCTGATCGGCAACCCGCCGGTCATCTTCCTCGACGAGCCGACGACCGGCCTCGACCCCGAGGGCCGCATCGAGGTCTGGCAGGCCGTCAAAGAACTCGCCGCAGGTGGCACGACGGTGCTGCTCACAACGCAGTATCTCGACGAAGCCGAGCAACTCGCCGACCGGATCGCGATCCTTCACGAAGGCCGCATCCTGGTCAACGGCACCCTTGCCGAGCTCAAGAAGCTGCTGCCCCCGGCCCAGGTTGAATACGTCGAGAAGCAGCCGACCCTTGAAGATGTCTTCTTCGCACTCGTCGGCGACAACGGGAGCAGCGCGAACGCGCGGGTCGCCGCATCCGCCCGCACGAGCAACGCAAGCAGCACGAGCAACCCCAGCGACGCAAACAACTCGAGAAAGGAAGAAAAATGA
- a CDS encoding TetR/AcrR family transcriptional regulator, with product MDLFTEQGYDATTVTQIASRAGVTKSTFFRHFSDKRELLVARQEALSRLLVEGIREAAPDATPLEAVASGLRRAAAAMGRSNREMGSRLHAVIVVSTELQECAALKHVGLATATTTALGDRGIAEPVALLRPNLAFSPSNRGALNGSSTSDPKPPTSRTSPTSPSRPCTS from the coding sequence CGACGCGACCACGGTCACGCAGATCGCTTCTCGCGCCGGTGTCACGAAGAGCACCTTCTTTCGGCACTTCTCCGATAAGCGCGAACTGCTGGTGGCGCGGCAGGAGGCCCTGAGCAGGTTGCTCGTTGAGGGGATCCGTGAGGCAGCACCCGACGCCACGCCACTTGAAGCAGTCGCATCTGGTCTTCGACGAGCCGCAGCCGCAATGGGGAGATCCAACCGCGAGATGGGATCACGTCTGCACGCCGTCATCGTCGTCAGCACTGAACTGCAGGAATGCGCCGCGCTCAAACACGTGGGACTGGCCACTGCCACGACCACCGCACTCGGCGACCGTGGCATTGCCGAGCCGGTTGCGCTCCTGCGTCCGAACTTGGCGTTCTCGCCTTCAAACAGGGGTGCGCTCAATGGTTCGAGCACATCGGACCCGAAACCACCGACCTCGCGGACCTCGCCGACCTCACCGTCGCGTCCCTGCACGAGCTAA
- a CDS encoding phytoene desaturase family protein, whose translation MSDEVDVNIIGSGPNGLAAAVTLARAGLSVRVYERADAFGGGARTAELTLPGFRHDICSAVHPQALASPFFRAFELEKRVSFVVPDASYAHPLDGGRAGVAWRDLDRAAAGLGVDGGAWQRLLTPLVREVDAITDFAGSSLLRWPRHPFVDARFGLRALEQGSRLWGARFRGEVAPALLTGVAAHASASLPSLAAAGAGLVLAMHGHARGWGIPLGGSQSIADALAADLRARGGEIVTGFAVKALRDLPPARATLFDTSPRALLRIVEAAGVRGAVSAEVPVAYRQRLERFHYGSGVAKVDFAVSDPIPWANPDVAAAAAVHLGGRREEIARAEREVARGRHAAHPFTLVSQPTLFDPTRAPARRHVVWAYAHVPHGSTLDATETITRQIERYAPGFRDTILASAAMSAAQLAEHNPNNVGGEISGGAVSLTQLLRRPVVSNDPWRTPIDGVYLCSASSVPGPSVHGMNGWFAARSALAHTFGIRRMPPLGLGD comes from the coding sequence GTGAGCGACGAGGTCGATGTCAACATCATCGGCAGCGGGCCGAACGGGCTCGCCGCCGCAGTGACGCTCGCGCGTGCCGGGTTGTCCGTTCGCGTCTACGAGCGGGCGGATGCATTCGGAGGCGGTGCGCGCACCGCCGAGTTGACGCTGCCCGGCTTTCGTCACGACATCTGCTCCGCCGTGCACCCGCAGGCGCTCGCATCACCGTTTTTTCGTGCGTTCGAACTCGAGAAACGCGTGTCGTTCGTCGTTCCGGATGCGTCCTACGCGCATCCGCTCGACGGCGGCCGCGCTGGAGTCGCCTGGCGCGATCTCGATCGCGCCGCCGCCGGCCTCGGGGTCGACGGCGGCGCATGGCAGCGCCTGCTCACGCCACTGGTGCGCGAGGTTGACGCGATCACGGACTTCGCGGGGTCGTCGCTGCTGCGTTGGCCGCGGCATCCGTTCGTCGACGCCCGGTTCGGATTGCGGGCACTCGAGCAGGGCAGCCGGCTCTGGGGTGCGCGGTTTCGCGGTGAGGTCGCGCCGGCGTTGCTGACCGGGGTCGCGGCGCACGCGTCTGCGTCGCTGCCGTCGCTTGCGGCCGCGGGTGCCGGGTTGGTGCTCGCGATGCACGGGCACGCGCGTGGGTGGGGGATTCCGCTCGGCGGCTCCCAGTCGATTGCGGATGCGTTGGCCGCCGATCTGCGCGCACGTGGCGGCGAAATCGTCACGGGGTTCGCGGTGAAGGCGTTGCGTGACCTGCCGCCGGCCCGCGCCACTTTGTTCGACACGTCACCGCGTGCGCTGCTGAGGATTGTGGAGGCCGCCGGCGTGCGGGGCGCGGTATCGGCCGAGGTGCCGGTCGCGTACCGGCAGCGGTTGGAGCGATTCCACTACGGGTCGGGAGTCGCCAAGGTCGACTTCGCAGTGAGCGACCCGATCCCGTGGGCGAATCCGGATGTGGCCGCTGCCGCCGCCGTGCATCTTGGCGGTAGGCGAGAGGAAATCGCGCGCGCGGAACGCGAGGTTGCGCGGGGGAGGCACGCGGCGCATCCGTTCACGCTGGTTTCGCAGCCGACGCTGTTCGATCCGACACGGGCGCCGGCGCGGCGGCACGTGGTGTGGGCGTATGCGCACGTGCCGCACGGGTCCACGCTGGACGCGACCGAGACGATCACGCGGCAGATCGAGCGGTATGCACCGGGGTTCCGAGACACGATTCTGGCCAGCGCGGCGATGTCCGCCGCGCAGCTGGCTGAGCACAATCCGAACAATGTCGGTGGCGAGATCTCCGGCGGCGCGGTGTCGCTGACCCAGCTGTTGCGCCGGCCCGTCGTGTCGAACGATCCGTGGCGCACCCCGATCGATGGCGTGTATCTGTGCTCGGCGTCGAGCGTGCCCGGCCCGAGCGTGCACGGCATGAACGGCTGGTTCGCGGCACGATCGGCCCTGGCGCACACGTTCGGTATTCGGCGGATGCCGCCCCTCGGCCTCGGCGATTGA
- a CDS encoding acetate/propionate family kinase — protein sequence MSSILVVNSGSSSFKYQLIDMATEETLASGLVERIGETSGRSTHHGPDGVTERTLPIPDHTAGFAVMLDAFETSGPSLAQHPPIAIGHRVVHGGMRFFEPTLITDLVRINIEDLSELAPLHNPANVQGIVAAQKAFPNLPHVAVFDTAFHQTLPPAAYTYAIDAAVAERYRVRRYGFHGTSHKYVSEAAAAFLGRPLAELKQIVLHLGNGASACAVDGGRSVETSMGMTPLEGLVMGTRSGDIDPAVLFHLNRTAGYDIEQLDVLLNRHSGLIGLGGNGDMRDIQAAATAGDAQARLAFEVYLHRIKQYVGAYFAQLGGLDVITFTAGVGENNALVRAGALAGLEAMGIRIDAQRNEAVSRVARVISADDSRVAVLVIPTNEELEIARQTLAVVV from the coding sequence GTGAGCAGCATCCTCGTCGTTAACAGTGGGTCGTCCTCGTTCAAATACCAGTTGATCGATATGGCCACAGAGGAGACGCTGGCGAGCGGACTGGTCGAGCGCATCGGTGAGACCAGCGGGCGCTCAACGCACCACGGCCCGGATGGCGTGACGGAGCGGACCTTGCCGATCCCGGATCACACGGCAGGATTCGCGGTCATGCTGGACGCGTTCGAGACGAGCGGGCCGAGTCTGGCGCAGCATCCGCCGATCGCGATCGGCCACCGGGTCGTGCACGGCGGCATGCGGTTCTTCGAGCCGACGCTGATCACCGATCTCGTGCGCATCAACATCGAGGACCTGTCTGAACTGGCGCCGCTGCACAATCCGGCGAACGTGCAGGGCATCGTTGCGGCGCAGAAGGCGTTCCCGAACCTGCCGCACGTGGCCGTGTTCGACACGGCGTTCCATCAAACGCTGCCGCCGGCCGCGTACACCTACGCGATCGACGCGGCTGTCGCCGAGCGGTATCGTGTGCGCCGCTACGGTTTCCACGGCACGTCCCACAAATATGTGTCCGAGGCGGCCGCGGCATTCCTGGGCCGACCGCTGGCCGAGCTCAAGCAGATCGTGCTGCACCTGGGCAATGGCGCGTCGGCGTGCGCGGTCGACGGCGGGCGCTCGGTCGAGACCAGTATGGGCATGACTCCGCTCGAGGGCCTCGTGATGGGTACGCGTTCGGGCGACATCGACCCGGCCGTGTTGTTTCACCTGAACCGCACCGCAGGCTACGACATCGAACAACTCGACGTACTGCTGAACCGGCACAGTGGTCTGATCGGGCTGGGCGGCAACGGCGACATGCGCGACATTCAGGCAGCCGCAACGGCGGGCGACGCTCAGGCGCGCCTCGCCTTCGAGGTGTACCTGCACAGGATCAAGCAGTATGTCGGCGCGTATTTCGCGCAGCTCGGCGGTCTTGATGTGATCACGTTCACCGCCGGCGTCGGCGAGAACAATGCGCTGGTTCGTGCGGGCGCGCTGGCGGGGCTCGAGGCGATGGGCATCCGGATCGACGCGCAGCGCAATGAAGCTGTGTCGCGCGTCGCGCGAGTGATCTCGGCGGATGACTCGCGCGTCGCAGTGCTCGTCATTCCGACGAACGAGGAGCTTGAGATCGCGCGCCAGACCCTCGCGGTCGTCGTGTGA
- the recR gene encoding recombination mediator RecR has product MYEGIIQELIDELGRLPGIGPKSAQRIAFHILQTENFDVTHLAEVLMTVRDKVRFCAICGNVSEEETCSICRDPRRSQTSICVVEEAKDVVAIERTREFRGLYHVLGGAISPIDGVGPDDLRIRQLMTRLADGTVQEVIIATDPNLEGEATATYLSRLLRTIDIKVTRLASGLPVGGDLEYADEVTLGRAFEGRRVVSD; this is encoded by the coding sequence GTGTACGAAGGCATCATCCAGGAACTGATCGATGAGCTTGGTCGGTTGCCGGGCATTGGTCCGAAGTCTGCTCAGCGGATTGCGTTTCATATTCTGCAGACCGAGAACTTCGACGTCACGCATTTGGCTGAGGTGTTGATGACCGTGCGCGACAAGGTGCGATTCTGTGCGATCTGCGGCAACGTCTCCGAGGAGGAGACCTGCTCGATCTGCCGTGACCCGCGCCGCAGCCAGACCTCGATCTGCGTCGTCGAAGAGGCGAAAGACGTCGTCGCGATCGAGCGCACCCGCGAATTCCGCGGGCTCTATCACGTGCTCGGCGGAGCCATCAGCCCGATTGACGGCGTGGGTCCAGATGACCTGCGCATCCGCCAACTGATGACCCGGCTCGCAGACGGCACTGTTCAAGAGGTCATCATCGCGACCGACCCGAACCTCGAGGGCGAGGCGACAGCCACCTACCTGAGTCGGCTGCTGCGCACCATCGACATCAAGGTGACGCGACTCGCATCCGGATTGCCCGTCGGCGGCGACCTCGAATACGCGGACGAGGTTACCCTCGGCCGCGCCTTCGAAGGCCGCCGCGTTGTGTCGGACTGA
- a CDS encoding DNA polymerase III subunit gamma and tau: protein MVTALYRRYRPESFAEMIGQSQVTEPLMTALRTNRVNHAYLFSGPRGCGKTTSARILARCLNCVEGPTDTPCGKCPSCIELGRDGSGSLDVVEIDAASHGGVDDARDLRERAIFAPARDRYKIFILDEAHMVTASGFNALLKIVEEPPEHVKFIFATTEPDKVIGTIRSRTHHYPFRLVPPAQMLDYVQQMCDSEHMTVAPGVLPLVVRAGGGSPRDTLSLLDQLMAGSEGDTIEYERAVALLGYTHSALLDEAIDAIAAADAPGAFAATDRVIQTGQDPRRFVEDLLERLRDLIIVAATSAEGAAAVLRGIPQDELEHMAAQAGKFGQAELSRSADIVNAALTEMTGATSPRLHLELMIARMLVPASDATERGALARVERLERRIGVADAPPASAPASASEDATPAGREGIADTPAGRGASASERLETPVTTPVGRGASASERLETPVTTPAGRGASASERLETSVTTPAGRGASASERLETSVITPAGRGASASERLETPREEPTPAPTAPPAAPPTTPIGQVTTQQVKDAWPQILDAVQHAKRSAWMVVFTASVHRLDDDVLTLYFPSGNDVASFKQQTGGGQGVSEYLRQAILAVLGIRVKFIAKVNGDHASVTASQGSSQPSNSESSNSESSNSESSNVQPSIPQPSSPPAQADSPSRPAAQIRPTAQPPAQPHRQAAGRPDTPSAVGASTTSWPTVAIPGGGGASATADAPSDDDAPPETEPPFEPPVPDEDVASVPAATPSVAAPSVAAPGGWYDGPVEPDERLGRDPGRSAETVGASTGSASRSGSTVGASTSSAAGDSSATRSEPTRPSASVAFEKPQRYGEAVVREILGATFIEEQPAPSGEAR from the coding sequence GTGGTCACAGCCCTGTATCGCCGTTACCGGCCCGAGTCCTTCGCCGAGATGATCGGCCAGTCTCAGGTGACGGAACCGCTCATGACCGCGCTGCGCACCAACCGCGTGAATCACGCGTATCTGTTCAGCGGGCCGCGCGGCTGCGGCAAGACGACGAGCGCCCGCATCCTCGCGCGCTGCCTGAACTGTGTCGAGGGCCCGACCGATACGCCGTGTGGCAAATGCCCGAGCTGCATCGAACTCGGGCGTGATGGCAGTGGCTCGCTCGACGTCGTCGAGATCGACGCGGCCAGCCATGGCGGCGTGGACGACGCACGCGACCTGCGCGAACGGGCCATCTTCGCGCCCGCGCGCGACCGCTACAAGATCTTCATCCTCGACGAGGCGCACATGGTCACGGCGAGCGGTTTCAACGCCCTGCTGAAGATCGTCGAAGAACCGCCGGAGCACGTCAAGTTCATTTTCGCGACGACCGAACCAGACAAAGTGATCGGCACGATTCGCTCGCGCACGCATCACTATCCGTTCCGGCTGGTGCCGCCGGCGCAGATGCTCGACTACGTGCAGCAGATGTGCGACAGCGAGCATATGACGGTGGCGCCCGGCGTGCTTCCGCTGGTTGTGCGTGCCGGTGGCGGGTCGCCGCGCGACACACTGTCGCTGCTCGACCAGCTGATGGCCGGGTCAGAAGGCGACACGATCGAATACGAGCGCGCGGTTGCACTGCTCGGTTACACACACAGCGCGCTGCTCGACGAGGCCATCGACGCGATCGCCGCAGCGGATGCCCCTGGCGCGTTCGCTGCGACCGACAGGGTGATCCAGACGGGGCAGGATCCCCGGCGTTTCGTCGAGGATCTGCTGGAACGCCTGCGCGACCTCATCATCGTCGCCGCCACCTCTGCGGAGGGAGCAGCAGCCGTGCTGCGCGGCATCCCACAGGACGAACTCGAGCACATGGCCGCGCAGGCCGGCAAGTTCGGGCAAGCCGAGCTGTCGCGCAGTGCCGACATCGTCAACGCTGCGCTGACTGAGATGACCGGCGCGACCTCTCCGCGACTGCACCTGGAGCTCATGATTGCCCGGATGCTCGTGCCCGCGAGCGATGCCACAGAACGTGGTGCGCTGGCTCGCGTCGAACGCCTGGAGCGCCGCATCGGCGTCGCGGATGCCCCGCCCGCCTCTGCCCCCGCGTCGGCGTCGGAAGACGCCACACCCGCTGGTCGAGAGGGGATTGCCGACACTCCCGCTGGTCGAGGAGCGAGCGCCAGCGAGCGTCTCGAGACCCCTGTGACAACTCCCGTTGGTCGAGGAGCGAGCGCCAGCGAGCGTCTCGAGACCCCCGTGACAACCCCCGCCGGTCGAGGAGCGAGCGCTAGCGAGCGTCTCGAGACCTCCGTGACAACTCCCGCTGGTCGAGGAGCGAGCGCTAGCGAGCGTCTCGAGACCTCCGTGATAACTCCCGCTGGTCGAGGAGCGAGCGCCAGCGAGCGTCTCGAGACCCCCCGTGAGGAGCCCACCCCTGCTCCCACCGCGCCCCCGGCCGCGCCACCGACGACGCCCATCGGCCAGGTGACCACCCAGCAGGTCAAGGACGCGTGGCCGCAGATTCTTGACGCCGTTCAGCACGCCAAGCGCAGTGCCTGGATGGTCGTCTTCACGGCGAGTGTGCACCGGCTCGATGACGATGTTCTCACGCTGTACTTTCCGAGCGGCAACGACGTGGCCAGCTTTAAGCAGCAAACCGGTGGTGGCCAGGGTGTGAGCGAGTACCTGCGCCAGGCGATCCTCGCTGTGCTCGGCATCAGGGTGAAGTTCATCGCCAAGGTCAACGGTGACCACGCGTCGGTGACCGCGTCGCAAGGTAGCTCGCAGCCGTCGAACTCAGAGTCATCGAACTCGGAGTCATCGAACTCGGAGTCGTCGAACGTCCAGCCCTCAATTCCGCAGCCGTCGAGCCCGCCGGCGCAGGCCGACTCGCCCAGCCGACCTGCGGCGCAAATCCGACCGACCGCCCAGCCGCCAGCGCAACCACACAGGCAAGCAGCGGGGCGTCCAGACACCCCTTCAGCCGTGGGCGCATCGACGACGAGCTGGCCGACCGTGGCCATCCCCGGCGGCGGTGGCGCCAGCGCAACGGCGGACGCCCCCTCAGACGACGATGCACCGCCGGAAACCGAACCGCCGTTCGAGCCGCCCGTTCCCGATGAGGATGTCGCCAGTGTGCCGGCAGCAACCCCGAGCGTGGCTGCCCCGAGCGTTGCAGCGCCAGGCGGATGGTACGACGGCCCGGTGGAGCCCGACGAACGGCTCGGGCGCGACCCGGGCCGCAGCGCCGAAACGGTCGGCGCTTCGACAGGCTCAGCGAGCCGGAGCGGTTCAACGGTCGGCGCTTCGACAAGCTCAGCGGCAGGGGACAGCTCAGCGACACGGAGCGAGCCGACGCGGCCATCGGCATCCGTTGCGTTTGAAAAGCCGCAGCGCTATGGCGAGGCGGTTGTGCGCGAGATCCTTGGGGCGACCTTCATCGAAGAACAACCCGCTCCGAGCGGCGAGGCGAGGTAG
- a CDS encoding ABC transporter permease, whose translation MTTYFLGDTAVLTGRSLKHVTRSMDTIITTCLMPVAFLLLFVYVFGGAINTGTGISYVNYLLPGILLITIASGVSYTAFRLFLDMQGGIFERFQSMPIARSSVLWSHVLTSLVANLISLVVVVGVALIMGFRTGASIGAWLAIAGILVLFTLALTWIAVIPGLTAKSVDGASAFSYPLIFLPFISSAFVPTASMPGPVRWFAEYQPVTSIVNSIRDLFTGQPVGSDLWIALAWCVGILVAAYVAAMVIYRRKIS comes from the coding sequence ATGACCACCTATTTCCTGGGCGACACGGCCGTTCTGACCGGCCGATCCCTCAAGCACGTCACACGCAGCATGGACACCATCATCACGACCTGCCTCATGCCCGTCGCGTTCCTGCTGCTGTTCGTCTACGTGTTCGGCGGTGCGATCAACACCGGAACGGGCATCTCGTATGTGAACTATCTTCTGCCCGGCATCCTGCTCATCACGATCGCGTCCGGTGTTTCCTATACCGCGTTCCGGCTCTTCCTTGACATGCAGGGCGGCATCTTCGAGAGGTTCCAGTCGATGCCGATCGCCCGCTCGTCGGTGTTGTGGTCGCACGTGCTGACCTCGCTGGTGGCCAACCTGATCTCGCTCGTCGTCGTTGTCGGCGTCGCCCTGATCATGGGTTTTCGCACCGGGGCGAGCATCGGGGCATGGCTGGCGATTGCCGGCATCCTGGTGCTGTTCACGCTGGCACTGACCTGGATTGCCGTCATTCCCGGCCTCACCGCCAAGTCCGTGGATGGCGCGAGCGCGTTCTCCTATCCACTCATCTTCCTGCCGTTCATCAGTTCCGCATTCGTGCCGACAGCCTCGATGCCCGGCCCGGTGCGTTGGTTCGCCGAATATCAACCGGTCACTTCGATCGTCAACTCAATCCGCGACCTGTTCACCGGGCAGCCGGTGGGAAGCGACCTCTGGATCGCGCTTGCCTGGTGCGTCGGCATCCTGGTCGCCGCCTACGTGGCCGCGATGGTCATCTACCGCCGGAAGATCTCGTAG
- the pta gene encoding phosphate acetyltransferase has product MRSIFITSAEGYTGKSTIALGVLDTLARRLHRVGVFRPIARSATERDYVLELLLDHVAVDLDYDQCIGVSYDDVHADPDAALSRIVERYKAVEAQCDAVVIVGSDYTDVSAPTELGYNARVAANLGAPVLLVLGGRSGQGQEERLGQADARTPDEVRQLAEVTLSELQVEHAGLFGIVVNRADPAALAEIIDTVGSATQRITGTAAPVWAVPEDTTLVAPSVRSVMAAIDGTLIKGDPQLLDRETLGVVVAAMSMENVLTRLIEGSVVVVPGDRSEVLLAVLMAHSAGTFPTLSAIALNGGFELSEPIDRLIDGLRTTLPIIRTTFGTYETAVRITRTRGRLAADSQSKHDRALALFETHVDADALFALLDVQQSPVVTPLMFGYGLVERARADRKHIVLPEGDDDRILRAAATVLTRGIADLTILGEEIEVRSRAIGLGLDISAAHVVSSFDDVLRYRFAQEYAQLRAHKGLTLSQASDTVTDVSYFGTMMVHAGLADGMVSGAAHTTAHTIRPAFEIIKTRDGVSVVSSVFLMALADRVLVYGDCAVIPDPTADQLADIAISSAQTAEQFGIEPRIAMLSYSTGSSGSGADVEKVRSATALVRARRPQLLVDGPIQYDAAADAAVAATKMPDSPVAGRATVFIFPDLNTGNNTYKAVQRSAGAVAIGPVLQGLRKPINDLSRGALVEDIVNTIAITAIQAQG; this is encoded by the coding sequence GTGAGATCCATCTTCATCACCTCGGCGGAGGGCTACACCGGAAAATCGACGATCGCTCTGGGGGTGCTCGACACCCTGGCCCGCAGACTGCACCGCGTCGGGGTGTTTCGCCCGATCGCCCGATCCGCGACAGAACGCGATTACGTGCTCGAGCTGCTGCTCGACCACGTGGCCGTCGACCTCGACTATGACCAGTGCATCGGCGTCAGCTACGACGATGTGCATGCCGATCCCGACGCGGCGCTATCACGCATCGTCGAACGCTACAAGGCCGTTGAGGCTCAGTGCGACGCCGTCGTGATCGTCGGCTCCGACTACACCGACGTCAGTGCGCCGACCGAACTCGGCTACAACGCCCGGGTGGCAGCCAACCTCGGGGCACCTGTGCTGCTCGTGCTCGGCGGGCGTTCCGGCCAGGGCCAGGAAGAACGCCTCGGACAAGCGGATGCCCGCACCCCAGACGAGGTGCGCCAGCTCGCCGAGGTCACCCTGTCTGAACTGCAGGTCGAGCACGCCGGACTGTTCGGCATCGTCGTCAACAGGGCCGACCCAGCCGCGCTCGCCGAGATCATCGACACTGTGGGCAGCGCGACGCAGCGCATCACAGGCACCGCAGCCCCGGTCTGGGCCGTTCCAGAAGACACGACACTGGTCGCGCCGAGCGTTCGCAGCGTCATGGCCGCGATCGACGGCACCCTGATCAAGGGTGATCCGCAACTGCTCGACCGCGAAACGCTCGGTGTCGTCGTCGCGGCCATGTCGATGGAGAATGTGCTGACCCGACTGATCGAGGGCTCCGTGGTCGTGGTGCCCGGTGATCGCAGCGAGGTACTGCTTGCCGTGCTGATGGCGCACTCGGCAGGCACGTTCCCCACGCTGTCCGCGATCGCGCTCAACGGCGGATTCGAACTATCCGAACCGATCGATCGACTCATCGACGGGCTGCGCACGACCCTGCCGATCATCCGCACGACGTTTGGAACCTACGAGACCGCCGTGCGGATCACCCGAACCCGCGGGCGGCTCGCCGCGGATTCGCAGAGCAAACACGACCGCGCGCTCGCGCTTTTCGAAACCCACGTCGACGCGGATGCGCTGTTCGCACTCCTCGACGTGCAGCAATCGCCGGTCGTCACACCGCTCATGTTCGGCTACGGGCTGGTCGAACGTGCGCGAGCCGATCGCAAACACATCGTGTTGCCGGAGGGCGACGACGACCGCATCCTTCGCGCCGCCGCGACGGTGCTGACCCGCGGCATCGCCGACCTGACGATCCTCGGCGAAGAGATCGAGGTGCGTTCCCGGGCAATCGGCCTCGGCTTGGACATTTCCGCGGCGCACGTGGTCAGCTCGTTCGACGACGTTCTGCGCTATCGCTTCGCGCAAGAGTACGCGCAGCTGCGCGCGCACAAGGGCTTGACGTTGAGCCAGGCCAGCGACACCGTGACCGACGTCTCCTACTTCGGCACGATGATGGTGCACGCAGGCCTGGCAGACGGCATGGTCTCCGGTGCCGCGCACACGACGGCGCATACCATCCGCCCGGCGTTCGAGATCATCAAAACCCGGGATGGTGTCTCGGTGGTCTCCAGCGTGTTCTTGATGGCACTCGCCGACCGGGTGCTCGTCTACGGCGACTGCGCCGTCATACCCGACCCGACAGCAGACCAGTTGGCCGACATCGCGATCTCGTCAGCACAGACCGCAGAGCAGTTCGGCATCGAGCCACGCATTGCCATGCTGTCGTATTCGACCGGCAGTTCCGGTTCGGGGGCGGATGTCGAGAAAGTCCGCTCCGCAACCGCCCTGGTGCGTGCTCGCCGGCCCCAGTTGCTCGTGGATGGGCCCATCCAATACGACGCGGCGGCCGACGCCGCGGTTGCCGCGACGAAGATGCCGGATTCACCGGTCGCCGGCAGGGCAACGGTGTTCATCTTCCCCGACCTGAACACGGGCAACAACACCTACAAGGCCGTGCAGCGCAGCGCAGGCGCCGTCGCCATCGGCCCCGTGCTGCAGGGGCTGCGCAAACCGATCAATGACCTCTCCCGCGGCGCCCTTGTCGAAGACATCGTGAACACCATCGCGATCACGGCGATCCAGGCCCAAGGATGA